The Kluyveromyces marxianus DMKU3-1042 DNA, complete genome, chromosome 6 genome window below encodes:
- the PHO89 gene encoding Pho89p yields MTLQQFDYIFAITMMFAFLDAFNIGANDVSNSFASSISSRSLKYWQAMILAGICEFLGAVLAGSRVSGTIKNDIISATPYLEDPAVLMLTMSCALVGSAIWLTIATSCGMPVSTTHSIVGGTIGAGIAAGGRGSVKWGWGGVSQIIASWFIAPIFSGCLCTVIFLISKYSVLDVKPVERSVKNALFLVGFLVFATFSVLTMLIVWKGSPNLKLDDLSTTTTVTSIVLTGAVACVIYFIMFFPYYRRKILYQDWTLKLTDLLKGPALYFKPHDNIPPIPAGQTLTIDYYEGRRFGDNVLVENDKSQNIEETDSEGRKEIINADSEMDKEVISQDIVLLQSTSNSEDPPMTTRQLWWSLLKQGPKEWGHLAWLVLSHGWTQDVIHAQVNDKGALSTNFEDLYSRSKFYDNRVEYIYSILQAITAATMSFAHGANDVANATAPLAAVYEIWKTNRVESDSDVPIWILVYCASALVIGCWTYGYRIIANLGNKMILQSPSRGFSIELGAAVTTVMATQLSIPVSTTQVAVGGIVAVGLCNKDVKSVNWKMVAFCYCGWFLTLPIAGLIAGVLNGIILNAPRFGGEYELS; encoded by the coding sequence ATGACTTTGCAACAGTTCGATTACATATTTGCAATCACTATGATGTTTGCATTTCTAGATGCATTTAATATTGGGGCAAATGATgtttcaaattcttttgcatcttctatttcttctcGTTCGCTAAAGTACTGGCAAGCTATGATACTTGCAGGTATTTGTGAGTTTTTAGGAGCTGTTTTAGCTGGTTCAAGAGTTTCAGGCACGATCAAAAACGATATTATCTCGGCAACACCTTACCTTGAAGATCCAGCAGTATTGATGTTAACGATGTCATGTGCTCTTGTCGGTTCTGCCATTTGGTTGACCATTGCGACATCATGTGGTATGCCAGTTTCTACTACACATTCCATAGTGGGGGGAACTATCGGTGCTGGTATTGCAGCGGGCGGTAGAGGAAGTGTTAAGTGGGGTTGGGGAGGTGTATCGCAGATCATTGCATCTTGGTTCATTGCTCCAATATTTTCAGGTTGTTTGTGTACCgtgatttttttgatatctaAATACTCGGTTCTTGATGTGAAACCGGTTGAAAGGTCAGTAAAGAATGCATTATTTCTTGTCGGGTTTTTGGTATTTGCAACTTTTTCGGTGCTAACTATGTTGATTGTTTGGAAAGGTTCTCCAAATTTGAAATTAGACGATTTATCTACAACTACGACTGTCACTTCTATTGTTTTAACAGGTGCTGTTGCGTGTGTCATTTACTTTATCATGTTTTTCCCATAttatagaagaaaaatactTTATCAAGATTGGACTTTAAAGCTCACTGATTTATTGAAAGGACCAGCCCTTTACTTCAAACCTCATGATAATATTCCACCTATTCCTGCTGGTCAGACATTAACAATTGATTATTATGAGGGTAGAAGATTTGGGGACAATGTTTTGGTtgaaaatgacaaaagtcaaaatattgaagaaacggATTCGGAAGGAAGAAAGGAAATTATTAATGCGGATAGCGAGATGGACAAAGAAGTAATATCGCAAGATATTGTTCTTTTACAGTCTACTTCTAATTCAGAAGATCCCCCAATGACAACAAGGCAATTATGGTGGTCGCTATTAAAGCAGGGCCCAAAAGAGTGGGGTCATTTGGCTTGGCTAGTCCTGTCTCATGGTTGGACCCAAGATGTCATCCACGCTCAAGTTAATGATAAGGGTGCCCTATCTACaaattttgaagatttatATTCAAGGTCAAAATTTTATGACAATAGAGTGGAATATATTTACTCCATATTGCAAGCTATCACTGCTGCTACAATGTCCTTCGCACACGGTGCTAATGATGTGGCTAATGCAACAGCTCCATTGGCTGCTGTTTATgagatttggaaaacaaataGAGTAGAGTCTGATTCTGATGTTCCTATTTGGATCTTAGTCTATTGCGCATCTGCACTTGTCATTGGATGTTGGACTTACGGCTACCGTATCATTGCAAATTTAGGTAATAAAATGATTTTGCAGTCTCCTTCCAGAGGATTTTCTATTGAGTTAGGCGCCGCGGTTACCACTGTTATGGCCACACAACTGAGTATTCCCGTCTCAACCACCCAAGTCGCTGTCGGTGGCATTGTAGCTGTTGGTCTTTGTAACAAGGATGTCAAATCCGTTAACTGGAAAATGGTTGCTTTTTGCTACTGCGGTTGGTTTTTGACATTACCCATTGCAGGTCTAATCGCGGGTGTGTTGAACGGTATCATATTAAACGCTCCTCGCTTCGGGGGAGAATATGAACTTTCATAA